One genomic window of Calditrichota bacterium includes the following:
- a CDS encoding GIY-YIG nuclease family protein: MHRAECPVKQITCPGVGATGAAAARDAVRLLWLTAHAIEAGALHSAAVQTAITYVLVVQLGHSFAGVIGKLGWCRLQQGYYLYVGSARRGIGQRVARHIRHKKVRRWHIDYLTTATAATVVGALLSAERGECALQKFLRERGCQPVLPGFGASDCSSGCESHLLRLNDQHSFLADLLRSEAQDGVQTFVLGTS; encoded by the coding sequence ATGCATCGGGCGGAGTGCCCAGTTAAGCAGATCACGTGCCCTGGGGTTGGTGCCACCGGCGCGGCCGCAGCGCGGGATGCCGTGCGCCTGCTGTGGCTCACCGCTCATGCGATCGAAGCAGGAGCGTTGCACTCGGCAGCGGTTCAGACGGCAATCACCTATGTGTTAGTGGTACAACTTGGGCACTCATTTGCTGGAGTCATCGGGAAATTGGGGTGGTGCCGGCTGCAACAAGGCTATTATCTCTACGTGGGCAGTGCCAGGCGCGGAATCGGGCAGAGGGTAGCTCGGCACATCCGGCACAAAAAGGTCCGGCGCTGGCACATCGACTATCTGACCACCGCTACCGCAGCGACTGTGGTAGGCGCACTGCTGTCGGCTGAGCGGGGCGAATGCGCGCTGCAAAAGTTTCTCAGGGAAAGGGGGTGTCAGCCAGTGCTGCCTGGTTTCGGAGCTTCTGACTGTAGCTCAGGCTGTGAGAGCCACCTTTTGCGGCTGAACGACCAGCATTCTTTCCTGGCTGACCTGTTACGCAGCGAGGCGCAGGATGGAGTACAGACCTTCGTACTTGGCACTTCATGA